In Carya illinoinensis cultivar Pawnee chromosome 10, C.illinoinensisPawnee_v1, whole genome shotgun sequence, one DNA window encodes the following:
- the LOC122278508 gene encoding L-threonate dehydrogenase-like has product MHVLKVELNPYIKLNYYKIVLYFKWEGHPADGVAALIVLISHADNLNDVIFGNEGALKGLHRDVVVILCSTLLPSDIRNLEKHLTDDCATAYLVDAYVSRGKSELLDGKVMITSSGRSDAIARAQPFLSAMCDKLYIF; this is encoded by the exons ATGCATGTCCTTAAGGTAGAACTTAATCCTTATATCAAGTTGAACTATTATAAGATAGTTTTGTATTTCAAGTGGGAAGGTCATCCTGCAGATG GTGTTGCAGCTTTGATTGTGTTGATATCTCATGCAGATAATTTGAATGATGTAATATTTGGTAACGAGGGTGCTCTAAAAG GGTTGCACAGGGATGTTGTCGTTATACTCTGCTCTACATTATTACCATCAGATATTCGGAACCTGGAAAAGCATCTCACAg ATGATTGTGCGACAGCCTATCTTGTGGATGCGTATGTCTCCAGAGGAAAGTCTGAGTTGTTAGATGGAAAAGTCATG ATTACTTCATCAGGAAGGTCAGACGCCATTGCAAGGGCTCAGCCTTTTCTCTCTG CAATGTGTGACAAGCTTTACATTTTTTAG